One genomic segment of Panicum virgatum strain AP13 chromosome 2N, P.virgatum_v5, whole genome shotgun sequence includes these proteins:
- the LOC120658442 gene encoding uncharacterized protein LOC120658442 isoform X2, which produces MGGCIGNLNKSQSLQDSKLKGSLRKRSRYSSTGSRRRWQSGQDAMENNVSISVSLEGNISSIPNSIVNDSKISMENGIDTSFINHAAITWAEMRRQWVGHQAEVPKKAPREPVISWCTTYDDLLSTSERFPQPIPLSEMVDFLVDIWHEEGLYD; this is translated from the exons ATGGG TGGCTGTATTGGTAATTTAAACAAATCTCAGTCACTTCAAGATTCTAAGCTGAAAGGATCTTTAAGAAAGAGGTCCCGGTATTCATCTACTGGAAGCAGAAGGCGATGGCAATCGGGTCAAGATGCAATGGAGAACAATGTTAGCATATCAGTTTCTCTTGAGGGGAATATCTCATCGATTCCGAACTCAATAGTCAACGACTCTAAAATCTCTATGGAAAACGGGATAGATACATCATTTATCAACCATg CTGCTATAACATGGGCTGAGATGAGAAGGCAATGGGTTGGACATCAGGCAGAAGTTCCCAAAAAGGCACCTCGGGAGCCAGTAATAAG TTGGTGCACAACATATGATGATCTCTTGTCGACAAGCGAACGTTTTCCACAGCCAATCCCACTATCT GAGATGGTTGATTTTTTGGTCGACATATGGCATGAAGAAGGGCTCTATGATTAG
- the LOC120658442 gene encoding uncharacterized protein LOC120658442 isoform X3 translates to MENNVSISVSLEGNISSIPNSIVNDSKISMENGIDTSFINHAAITWAEMRRQWVGHQAEVPKKAPREPVISWCTTYDDLLSTSERFPQPIPLSEMVDFLVDIWHEEGLYD, encoded by the exons ATGGAGAACAATGTTAGCATATCAGTTTCTCTTGAGGGGAATATCTCATCGATTCCGAACTCAATAGTCAACGACTCTAAAATCTCTATGGAAAACGGGATAGATACATCATTTATCAACCATg CTGCTATAACATGGGCTGAGATGAGAAGGCAATGGGTTGGACATCAGGCAGAAGTTCCCAAAAAGGCACCTCGGGAGCCAGTAATAAG TTGGTGCACAACATATGATGATCTCTTGTCGACAAGCGAACGTTTTCCACAGCCAATCCCACTATCT GAGATGGTTGATTTTTTGGTCGACATATGGCATGAAGAAGGGCTCTATGATTAG
- the LOC120658442 gene encoding uncharacterized protein LOC120658442 isoform X1, protein MTSSLSLYGSSGCIGNLNKSQSLQDSKLKGSLRKRSRYSSTGSRRRWQSGQDAMENNVSISVSLEGNISSIPNSIVNDSKISMENGIDTSFINHAAITWAEMRRQWVGHQAEVPKKAPREPVISWCTTYDDLLSTSERFPQPIPLSEMVDFLVDIWHEEGLYD, encoded by the exons ATGACATCCTCTTTGAGCTTATATGGG AGCAGTGGCTGTATTGGTAATTTAAACAAATCTCAGTCACTTCAAGATTCTAAGCTGAAAGGATCTTTAAGAAAGAGGTCCCGGTATTCATCTACTGGAAGCAGAAGGCGATGGCAATCGGGTCAAGATGCAATGGAGAACAATGTTAGCATATCAGTTTCTCTTGAGGGGAATATCTCATCGATTCCGAACTCAATAGTCAACGACTCTAAAATCTCTATGGAAAACGGGATAGATACATCATTTATCAACCATg CTGCTATAACATGGGCTGAGATGAGAAGGCAATGGGTTGGACATCAGGCAGAAGTTCCCAAAAAGGCACCTCGGGAGCCAGTAATAAG TTGGTGCACAACATATGATGATCTCTTGTCGACAAGCGAACGTTTTCCACAGCCAATCCCACTATCT GAGATGGTTGATTTTTTGGTCGACATATGGCATGAAGAAGGGCTCTATGATTAG